The sequence GCTTTGTGGAGGTAATGGTCGACGAAAACATTTGTCCTCAATTTCTTTTTCTTGCTCAGTTATTAATTCTTCAAGCAAAAGCATGGTTAGTATTTTGAATTCCCTTACACGTTTATCAGATAGATTCTTTAAGTCTGGCAGTAGACTTAAGAGAAACATTTTGCTAGTATCAGCTGGTGtctttttatctttattttcttGGAAGCCCTGTATAACTGTCTGGTTTGGCTCATTGGTTTCATTAAAAATGGTTTTTAACATCTTTACTTCTGTAATAATTGGAGTATCGTTATGTCTTTTTAGTGTTCCCAATGGTACTGTAGCATTTTGGTCTTCAGCATTTTCTAACAACTCAACATTCTCGCCGAAATATTGCTCGTTGGAGTCTGCTAATGTAATATTTACAGTACTCTCTGAATGTGTTATAGGATTCGTGGGGTTCATATATGGTAGCATGAAATCCATGGCCTCTCGTAAATAATACGGTTTTTTAGATTTTGTTGAAGTTCCATTTGAATATGGCCTTAGACTCCGGGCATAAGCATTTCGAATGCTTCGCCATTTTTCCTTACAATCGTTGGCTGCAAATAAGTATATATAATATTTAGTTATGAAAAGgactaataaaaatatatatatgaagtGATTTTAGGTAATTAAAAATTGTCGATAAATACCTAAACAAAATGTGATAATTACGTCCCTATCTATAAAATGTGACATTTTCTCAGTGAGTTTTTTAAAGGCAGTTAACAATCCTACCCAAAACTGGTGTGTACTTGCAATCTTTCTTTTTACTCCAATGAAAAAACGAATCACCCTATATTAAACAAACTGTACCGGGCAATTCACAAGATCCACCTATTCGTTTTAAAGTctttggcgcatagtcatagtcaaaataaaataggttttaaatttagttggagcttttttgacagatagcccatagaaaattatgtcaaacagctgcatctaaatttaaaaactattttattttgactatgactatgcgcctttATGTTTTGAGTTGTTAATTCGTCTTATTTGATATGCTTTAGTTAAATATTATTTGAACGAAACAGAGCAGTGTATGATTTGGTCTAACTACAGTAAAAAAACCCGTTTGTTTTaacaatttataaaaatattaaaagtatTTCACGGTTATCAAAGGGAGAAGATCTTTTCAACTATTTGCCAAAAGTAAAAGTAAGAAGTGGaaatatttttcaagtttttggagTGATACCAATTTTACATAGATAGTTAATGAAATacttaataagtaaaattttctactttaaagGGCTTATTGAACTCAGTTTCCcttaatacctatatgacactccTTTAGTTTGCCTTTGATTACAAGCTAGAataactgacgaaactttatccgAAATTCAAAGTACAAAAACAATGTCTACCATGAGAAGCGAGAatactattcccccaaaattagtgagtttgacatgtttttgtttatgtttaaattttattttttcattaacatttttaacaataaaatcaATGCAAATAAACTGGAAAATATTTCGTTCtcgatggttcacttttttcacaagaaagtttaTTTTACTACTGTTTTTATGCACAtatttttcaaattaacaacaaaattttcaaaatttgccagaaaaaaataaagaaaaaacggccgaatgtcaaaaaagcCTATCGAAATAAAATCTGGCtcatttgtttttaatgaactaggttgtatttttcttgtatttcgttactTTTTTGAAATGTAGTTAACAAACTTACACtagtactgaaaccgtattaggagggagggcgacaaaaaatataagagaaaatacaagaaaaatatagagaaaataaagtagtgtcatatatgtaggtataagAGAAAATAAATTCTTAACTATTTCcttcttttaattttcattactatttcattattgttttattgCATGCCCATTAGAGACAAAAATTTAGTCGGTTTTCTTGCTGTCTCAAATTTTACTGTCATttctataatttataaaaaacggAAAATAAAGAAGTAAGaacgtctaagttcgggtgaaaccgaacattatatatataatatatacccagctgtgcacttgatacgctgttgttgtttgctttgtttgGATAATattgttataaggctgcgcaataatacataggtatatggttctattctgaactcattttcgtttttgttcgacttatggcattaaaaatgttTTGGAGAGATTAACAAAGAAAGGGCGGGTCACGCCAATTTTCATAATTTGttcaagttttgttcttagctcaaccataccactacttaTGTAGAATATCAGTTAAATAcatagttaaataccatagagttattgcaaactttgttaagattAACCCTTTacgaaaagtgggcatggtctttaacaAATTTTGATTGTTTTCTcttagtctatataatttggcaaggatagtgcctctgccaaatttctacatatgggtggtgccacgcccatattccaaacatttttggaatctatgttttgcgtcataaaaccaacccacctaccaaattacATTATCTTAgcagtattcgtttttgaattaactaattttttccatttttctaaattttcgataaggAAAAAGTAGGCgtagttatcgtccgatttcgcttattttcagtaccaatctattttggCCAGAAAAGCCCgaataccgaatttggtgaagatatctcaatatttgctgaagttatcgtgttcacggacggcagacggacggacggacatggcttaatcaaattttttttcgatactgatgattttgatatatctatgtCTATACCTTTATATATTGTGTGAAAATTGCATTTGATTTTAAAGCTGTAATTTGAAATTACGGCAAACTAGATATTAGTAAAACGGCATAATTTGCGAAATTTTTTTAGCCGgtggaattaaaaattattaattgttTAATTTAATGTAAGCACAGTATCTGAGATCTATTCAAACTGGGCAATGTTGTTTGTAAGGAAAAAAGTTCGTCCATAATCCAATAcaatgaagaattaaaaaaaaaaatttaagttaaacggtttcatagaaaacaatacttacatgaagtaataataatactaaaagctagaaaataattacatAGGttggtcctagatactagtcatcacacacgtcatcaatctagggcgttgatcagacagttaaataaaagcgttgcactcatcaaatttctattgatagtcattataagaccaactgaaccttactaaggttatgctatgcctcacatttttagaaatttcacgcgcccaacgcttttactttattttgtgatcaacgacctagattgatgagaagtatgatgactattatttattttattttgaatatctcgatcttcgATTTTTTCATAGTTCTCTTCCTATTCTTgtaagtattatgtgttccaaatgtgtgccaaatcggaccacaaatacgatttttttaaatatttcgatccatgcgcctcctatcggagttttttctta is a genomic window of Eurosta solidaginis isolate ZX-2024a chromosome 4, ASM4086904v1, whole genome shotgun sequence containing:
- the LOC137250918 gene encoding uncharacterized protein, with the translated sequence MPDETVKFVQLVKTYPYLYNSLLPEYSQKEVTDRAWSEIAQQMTWLANDCKEKWRSIRNAYARSLRPYSNGTSTKSKKPYYLREAMDFMLPYMNPTNPITHSESTVNITLADSNEQYFGENVELLENAEDQNATVPLGTLKRHNDTPIITEVKMLKTIFNETNEPNQTVIQGFQENKDKKTPADTSKMFLLSLLPDLKNLSDKRVREFKILTMLLLEELITEQEKEIEDKCFRRPLPPQSSNSQVSTSAGSSTHVTTTQNKDKEFVGNTFIVPAKAESTTPERQVHLLSHQQPVQVQMHQQPSQGMSHQQPVQVLSQLQSTPNIWKGVLCYHNNSNRN